GGTCGGCGTCCTGCAGGATGCTTCCTTCGAGACTCGTAGGCGTCAAACCGGCTGAATAGCTGTGGCTTTCGATCGCGCCGGCAACGATATCGATCCTGTCCTGCTGCCACTGGAGAAGCTTCAGCGCCGTTCGGGCCTGGTCTGCGGCCAGGGCGGCAGCGCGAGAACGGAGAGGGGAATCTTTCGGAACCTGCACACAGTCATGGAGCAGTACTGCGGCGGCGAGGATCTCCAGATCACCTCCCTCTACCGCCTGGATGACTTTTGCGTTCTGCCAGACGCGTTGAAGGTGAGACAGATCGTGGGCTCCGTCCTCGGCCGAGGGTAGGTAGCTCTCAAGCTGAAGGAAGAGTTGGTCGTAGGGGCGGAAGGATTCCTGGATCATCGTTTCTACCCTTGATGGTATCTGGACAAAGCGGTATTTCATGCAGGCGACGATCCCAGCCCAATCCATGCAGCTTGTGATCTACACTAAACGGCGCTGATCGATCAGAAGGGATAGGTGACATGAAAGAACCTTGCATGCCAAACCGGCGGGAGTTTGTTCAAGGAGGCCTCGCAACTGCTGCGAGCATGCTTGCCCCGATCGGAGCGAAAGCCGCTGATGCCGCTGCCCCGGCCAAAAAACCAAACCTGGTGTTCTTTCTGGGGGAAGGGCAACGGGCAGATGCTCTCTCCATTGCCGGTCATCCAATTCTGAAAACGCCACATCATGATCGTATCGGCAAAGAGGGCGTCCGGTTTCAAAACGCCTTCTGCACCAATGCCTTGTGTGCTCCTGCGCGCGCCACGGCGTTAACCGGTTTGTATTCCCGCTCCACGGGAGCACTCTCGAATCAACATGGGGATGTTCCTTTGCCCGCGGATGTCCCATTGTTCACGGATCTGCTTCGTGAGGCTGGGTATGAGATTGCCATTGTCGGCAAAGTGCACATCCGGAATGGAGTTGAGGAACGCAACTGGGATTACTACTTCGGACATAACGACCCTGGCAATGATTATGCGAATCCGTACTTCAAAGAAGGCAGAAAAGGTCAGGTAGGACCGGTCCAGCGCTTTTCAAATGTGTATCCGGATGATCTGGCTACGGACCGCGCTCTTGCATGGCTGGACGAAGATCGCGGCGATAAGCCGTTCTGTCTGCTGGTATGGTTCGTCGCACCGCACGAACCGTTCTTCCGTCCGAGACGACATCTGGATCTTTACAATGGCATCCCGATCCCTAAGCCTGCGACATTCGATGATGACCTGAAAGGCTACCCCGGCAAGCCGAAGAGCTTTGGAGAGGGACACAACAAGATCGGAACCACGAACTCCCATGTGGCGTGCGGCTCGCTGGAGGGAATGACGAAGGATTACTACGCAGGCCTGGTTGCCGTCGACGAGAATATCGGCCGGATCTTCAATTATCTGGAGAAGAAGAAGATCCTGGACGATACTGCCATCGTTCATAGCTCTGACCACGGATACTTCCTGGGTGAGTGGCGGCTTTTCGACAAGCGGCTCATGCATGAGCCCTCCATTCGGGTTCCACTTCAGATTCGCTACCCGAAGCGGATACCGGCCGGCACACTGCGAGACGAGATGGTGCTGGATCTCGACTTGGCGCCCACGTTCCTCGACCTTGCGGGGGTAACGCCACCTGCGAATCTTCAGGGCAAAAGCCTTTTACCTCTGGCCAAGCAAGCCGATCCGCACTTCCGGGATGAGTGGCTCTATGAATATTTCGAGTTTCCGAATCCAGAGAATGTTGCTGTCCATCGTGGAATCCGCACCAAACGGCACAAACTGATCCACTACTACAAGGATCAGCCGGAGGCCTTTGAGCTCTATGATTTGGAGAAGGATCCAGGCGAGACGCAGAACCTTTATGGCAGAGCAGAGCACGCAGGTATCCAGCAGGAGCTCATCAACCGTTTGAGTGCTCTTCAAAAAAGGATTCCAGTACGTGAAGGAGTCTTGCAGGGCTAGGGCAACGCTGATCCAACGAGACCAATAAAAATTGCAGAGATGCCACGGTCCATTCGCGCTGACTCGTGATAAGAACGTGAGTGGGGTCGGGAGACGCCGAGACGGCATCTCCGGGCCAAGGGCCGGCCTCGGGAATCGGGGCCGGCCCGACGGACATCATGACGTGATGCTGTCCAGGCTGAACTTGTATTCATCGCAGGTTGAAAGCAGAAACGCTCCGGCGGATGCCGAAAAGACCGAATAGCTCAACGGCGGCTCTAGTCCAAGTCCGTAGATCATCGACAGGCCGAAGACAAGAAGCAGCAGGCCGCTGAGAAAGGCCGCGGTCCGCGTCTTCCAGCCCACGATGAGGGCGATGCCGAATACGATCTCCGCGCTGGTTGCGATCCAGGCCAGCGCGGGCACTGAAGAGGCCGGCATCATCGAGGTCAGCTCCCGGGTGTAGTTGATGAAGTGGGAGAAATCACCCCATCCCACATTTCTCGTTCCCAGCGGTCCCCATACGCCAAAGCGATCCGCAACGGCGGAGAGGAATGCTGTCCCAAGCGCCAGCCGCAGGAAAACGGTATAGATGTCCTTCGCCTGCCACTTCTTGTCCATCTCACTCCCTCCGAAATAAAGCTGCTTCGATAAAACTGTTGGCAGCACCCGGATCCCTCCGGGTGCCGGCGATGATCTATTTGACGGGAGTAGAGATGGGTGCGCCTTTGTCGGTCACGAAGAAGACGACGAACTTCGCAGGAGCCGTCGTGCTGGCGTTCTTACTGACGAGGTGAATGTCCCCAGGCGCTTCATAGAAACTTTGTCCGGCTGTAAGCGTCATCTGCTTGCCGCCTTTTACCTGCATCACCACCGAGCCTTCCATAACGTAGACGAAGACGTCGGCGTTGTGCCGATGTACCGCGGTGGATCCGCCGGGCGGGTAGTTGACAATGATCATTCTGCCTTCCTTGCCTGGAAGATCCGGCAGGTCTTTGGAGAGCAGAGGAGTTACTCTGGCTTCCTGTGCCGCCAGCGTGCCTGCCAAAAGACATAAGAAGATGACTGCTTTCTTCATGATTTTCCTCTCTACTTGTGTGCGCCGGGTTGATACTCCCCGGGGATGTAGCGGAAGCCGATCGCGATGCGGTTCCATCCATTGATGGTAATAATCGCCAGGGTGATGTTAACGAGTTCTTCCGGGGAGAAGTAGTGCTTGACTCGTTCGTACACATCGTCGGGCGCATGTCCTTCCGTAATCAGCGTCAGCGCCTCTGTCCATTCCAGCGCGGCACGCTCCCGATCGGTGAAGAACGGAGCCTCGCGCCAGGCTGAAAGTGTATAGAGTCTTTGCTCGCTCTCGCCCTGTGCACGCGCATCCTTCGAATGCATATCGAGGCAGAAGGCGCACCCGTTGATCTGTGAGGCGCGCATCTTGATCAGTTCAAGGAGTGACGGCTCCAGCTTCGACGCCTTACAGAGAAATGCTTCCAGGCCAAGCATGGCGTCATAGGCCGCGGGAGAGGTT
This genomic window from Terriglobus albidus contains:
- a CDS encoding HD domain-containing protein, with protein sequence MIQESFRPYDQLFLQLESYLPSAEDGAHDLSHLQRVWQNAKVIQAVEGGDLEILAAAVLLHDCVQVPKDSPLRSRAAALAADQARTALKLLQWQQDRIDIVAGAIESHSYSAGLTPTSLEGSILQDADRLDAIGYVGIARCFYTAGRMGSALYHPNQPEPIDRLADDKCFALDHFPKKLLTLCKGFRTPTGKRLAEERHEKLQEFYTGMLAEIAP
- a CDS encoding sulfatase family protein, giving the protein MKEPCMPNRREFVQGGLATAASMLAPIGAKAADAAAPAKKPNLVFFLGEGQRADALSIAGHPILKTPHHDRIGKEGVRFQNAFCTNALCAPARATALTGLYSRSTGALSNQHGDVPLPADVPLFTDLLREAGYEIAIVGKVHIRNGVEERNWDYYFGHNDPGNDYANPYFKEGRKGQVGPVQRFSNVYPDDLATDRALAWLDEDRGDKPFCLLVWFVAPHEPFFRPRRHLDLYNGIPIPKPATFDDDLKGYPGKPKSFGEGHNKIGTTNSHVACGSLEGMTKDYYAGLVAVDENIGRIFNYLEKKKILDDTAIVHSSDHGYFLGEWRLFDKRLMHEPSIRVPLQIRYPKRIPAGTLRDEMVLDLDLAPTFLDLAGVTPPANLQGKSLLPLAKQADPHFRDEWLYEYFEFPNPENVAVHRGIRTKRHKLIHYYKDQPEAFELYDLEKDPGETQNLYGRAEHAGIQQELINRLSALQKRIPVREGVLQG
- a CDS encoding DoxX family protein is translated as MDKKWQAKDIYTVFLRLALGTAFLSAVADRFGVWGPLGTRNVGWGDFSHFINYTRELTSMMPASSVPALAWIATSAEIVFGIALIVGWKTRTAAFLSGLLLLVFGLSMIYGLGLEPPLSYSVFSASAGAFLLSTCDEYKFSLDSITS
- a CDS encoding cupin domain-containing protein, with the protein product MKKAVIFLCLLAGTLAAQEARVTPLLSKDLPDLPGKEGRMIIVNYPPGGSTAVHRHNADVFVYVMEGSVVMQVKGGKQMTLTAGQSFYEAPGDIHLVSKNASTTAPAKFVVFFVTDKGAPISTPVK
- a CDS encoding carboxymuconolactone decarboxylase family protein; this translates as MQSRLDAQKTSPAAYDAMLGLEAFLCKASKLEPSLLELIKMRASQINGCAFCLDMHSKDARAQGESEQRLYTLSAWREAPFFTDRERAALEWTEALTLITEGHAPDDVYERVKHYFSPEELVNITLAIITINGWNRIAIGFRYIPGEYQPGAHK